A single genomic interval of Odontesthes bonariensis isolate fOdoBon6 chromosome 3, fOdoBon6.hap1, whole genome shotgun sequence harbors:
- the gpr25 gene encoding G-protein coupled receptor 15: MAEQTTAEYFYYYDSENSTDIASIAQGCSNMCFRGAHIFLPLMYYLIFFTGFWGNLFVISVVLSKGKKGGRLVDTFVVNLALADLIFVLTLPLWAISASQDNIWNFGAASDLLCKLSSYIISVNRFSNIFFLTCMSIDRYLAIVKMMDSRYLRRSHCIRITCIALWIISLVLGIPSLIYRKVEENGFCAEDNTSAFFLVMKLVMVFLTFVFPVLIIVLCYGTIIMHLNKHCVAAGNPRAEARRRHSLKMVLCIIVVFVVSWLPFNIFKSISIISHLSEANISRDTQFWQVNGLLISCCLAFLNSCVNPAIYFFLDHHFRRRAENLCHGCFGKSKQLQSFNSSASFTNAGTTDSFATSGGRTQLQTFQ, translated from the coding sequence ATGGCAGAGCAAACTACTGCTGAATATTTTTACTACTATGACAGTGAAAACAGCACTGATATTGCAAGTATTGCTCAGGGTTGTTCCAACATGTGCTTTCGTGGCGCCCACATCTTCCTACCCCTGATGTATTATCTTATATTTTTCACAGGATTTTGGGGCAACCTCTTTGTCATCTCAGTGGTGCTGAGCAAAGGAAAGAAAGGTGGTCGTCTGGTGGACACCTTTGTTGTCAACCTGGCCCTGGCCGACCTTATCTTCGTCCTCACGCTGCCGCTTTGGGCCATCTCTGCCAGCCAGGACAACATCTGGAACTTTGGAGCAGCGAGTGATTTACTGTGCAAGCTGAGCAGCTACATTATTTCTGTGAACCGCTTTTCCAACATCTTCTTTCTCACCTGCATGAGCATTGATCGCTACCTGGCCATAGTGAAAATGATGGATTCAAGGTACCTCAGGAGGAGTCACTGCATCCGTATCACTTGTATTGCACTCTGGATAATCTCCCTGGTGCTTGGAATCCCGTCTCTGATTTACCGAAAAGTGGAGGAAAACGGGTTCTGTGCAGAGGATAACACCTCAGCCTTTTTTCTTGTCATGAAACTGGTCATGGTGTTTCTGACCTTTGTCTTTCCAGTGCTAATCATTGTGCTCTGCTATGGCACCATCATCATGCACCTCAACAAGCACTGCGTTGCTGCTGGAAATCCTCGAGCAGAAGCCCGTCGCAGACACTCTCTGAAAATGGTCCTCTGCATCATAGTGGTATTTGTGGTGTCCTGGCTCCCTTTCAACATCTTCAAATCCATTTCAATAATCTCGCATCTCTCCGAAGCCAATATCAGTCGTGACACCCAGTTTTGGCAAGTTAACGGGCTCCTCATCTCGTGCTGCCTGGCCTTCCTCAACAGCTGCGTGAATCCAGCCATCTACTTTTTCCTGGACCATCACTTCAGACGACGGGCTGAGAATCTGTGCCACGGTTGCTTTGGAAAGTCAAAACAGCTGCAGAGCTTCAACTCCTCAGCTTCGTTCACCAACGCTGGCACCACAGACAGTTTTGCAACAAGTGGTGGGCGAACTCAGCTTCAGACGTTCCAGTAG